From Chryseotalea sp. WA131a:
GCGATTTCTAAAAAATAAATTCTTATCGTCTTTGCGTGAAATAATCCTAAAATAATGAAAGTAGATGTACTCCTCGGCCTCCAATGGGGCGATGAAGGAAAAGGAAAAATTGTAGACGTGCTGGCACCCAAATACGATGTGGTGGCACGTTTTCAAGGTGGCCCCAATGCGGGGCATACACTAGAGTTTGATGGTATCAAACACGTGCTTCATCAAATTCCATCAGGCATCTTTAGGGAAAAGACCAAAAACATCATTGGCAACGGAGTAGTGCTGGACCCCATCGTTTTTAAAACAGAGATTGAAAAATTGCAGAAGTACAATCTCAATGTAAAGGCAAATCTTTTTATTTCTAAAAAAGCTACACTCATCGTTCCCACTCATCGTTTGCTCGACCAAGCCTATGAAAAAGCAAAAGGTGAGAACAAAATCGGTTCAACCTTAAAAGGAATTGGTCCTTCCTATCAAGATAAAATTGGCCGCCAAGGTTTGCGCGTAGGCGATGTGCTTTCACCTCAGTTCAAAGACAGATTCAATAAATTGATTGATATCCATTTTGAAATTTTGAAGAACCACGATGTGGTGTACGATTGGCCTTCGCTTCATGCTCAATTCATGGATGCCATCGAGTTCCTCAAACAATTCAATTTGATTGATAGCGAATATTTCATCAACAATGAAATCAAAAAAGGCGCTACTATTTTAGCCGAAGGTGCTCAAGGTTCTTTGTTGGACATAGATTTTGGCAGCTACCCATTTGTGACCAGTTCAAACACCGTTACAGCAGGCGCATGCACTGGCCTAGGTGTTGCTCCAAGTAATATAGGTGAAGTCTATGGAATCTTTAAAGCCTACAGCACGCGAGTGGGCAGCGGACCATTCCCAACCGAATTGCTCGATGAGCAAGGTGAGAAAATGCGCAAGCAAGGCAACGAGTTTGGCTCTACTACCGGCCGCCCACGCAGATGCGGCTGGATTGATTTGCCATCCCTAAAATATTCCATCATGATAAATGGTGTTACCCAACTTTTGATGATGAAGGCCGATGTTCTGAATATTTTTCCAACCATTAAAATTTGTACACAATACAAACTTGCGGATGGCTCAATTACAGAAACTATTCCCTATGAATTAGTTCATGAAAAG
This genomic window contains:
- a CDS encoding adenylosuccinate synthase gives rise to the protein MKVDVLLGLQWGDEGKGKIVDVLAPKYDVVARFQGGPNAGHTLEFDGIKHVLHQIPSGIFREKTKNIIGNGVVLDPIVFKTEIEKLQKYNLNVKANLFISKKATLIVPTHRLLDQAYEKAKGENKIGSTLKGIGPSYQDKIGRQGLRVGDVLSPQFKDRFNKLIDIHFEILKNHDVVYDWPSLHAQFMDAIEFLKQFNLIDSEYFINNEIKKGATILAEGAQGSLLDIDFGSYPFVTSSNTVTAGACTGLGVAPSNIGEVYGIFKAYSTRVGSGPFPTELLDEQGEKMRKQGNEFGSTTGRPRRCGWIDLPSLKYSIMINGVTQLLMMKADVLNIFPTIKICTQYKLADGSITETIPYELVHEKIEPIYTEVKGWNTSLEGITETKMPKELSDYIDLLEKSLGVPITLLSTGPDRKQTIHRS